One region of Chlorobiota bacterium genomic DNA includes:
- a CDS encoding acetate kinase yields MNVLVLNAGSSSLKFQVIDTDPEKMATDSDHRIAKGTIERIGSQGLLRFENGAGRVTRSAQPVRDHRAAIDIAVRWLVSDDADIPQVNSLADIHAVGHRVVHGGENFTASTLISPEVIDGIEECIDLAPLHNPDNLRGIAAVTEIFGAGIPQSAVFDTAFHHSMPEESFLYAIPYQFYRRHRVRRYGFHGTSHRYVAYRYRKLLQLPKEQINIITLHLGNGCSAAAIHGGRSVDTSMGLTPLEGLVMGTRSGDVDPAVIEYLMEKEGFTIAQMDTLLNKQSGLLGISGLTNDMRDLLAEEQENNDRRAHLAVQIFVHRIRKYIGAYLAEMNGADAIVFTGGIGENSATIRQRVCQQMEWFGLHLDQERNNSLGSGTEARISAANSRIHAYVIPTDEELLIARDTVRLVRGIEVPSW; encoded by the coding sequence ATGAACGTTTTGGTGCTGAACGCCGGTTCGTCATCGCTGAAGTTCCAGGTGATTGATACCGACCCAGAAAAAATGGCGACCGACAGCGACCACCGCATCGCCAAAGGGACCATCGAGCGGATCGGCTCGCAGGGGTTGCTTCGGTTCGAGAACGGAGCGGGCCGCGTGACCCGCAGCGCGCAACCGGTGCGGGACCACCGCGCCGCCATTGATATCGCCGTGCGGTGGCTGGTAAGCGACGATGCCGACATCCCACAGGTCAACTCCCTTGCCGACATCCACGCCGTGGGCCACCGGGTGGTGCATGGCGGCGAAAACTTCACCGCATCCACGCTGATCTCGCCGGAGGTGATTGACGGCATTGAGGAATGCATTGACCTTGCCCCGCTTCACAACCCCGACAACCTTCGGGGGATTGCGGCCGTCACGGAGATTTTTGGGGCTGGGATTCCGCAATCGGCGGTGTTCGACACAGCGTTCCATCACTCCATGCCGGAGGAATCGTTCCTGTATGCCATTCCCTACCAGTTCTACCGCCGCCACCGCGTGCGCCGGTACGGGTTCCATGGGACCTCGCACCGCTACGTTGCCTATCGCTACCGGAAGCTGCTGCAACTGCCAAAGGAGCAGATCAACATCATCACGCTCCATTTGGGAAATGGATGTTCGGCAGCGGCAATCCACGGCGGACGCTCGGTTGATACTTCGATGGGATTAACCCCGCTGGAAGGCTTGGTGATGGGAACCCGCAGCGGCGACGTGGACCCGGCGGTGATTGAATATTTGATGGAGAAAGAAGGCTTCACCATCGCCCAAATGGACACGCTGCTCAACAAGCAATCGGGGCTGCTGGGAATCAGCGGCTTGACGAACGACATGCGCGACCTTTTGGCCGAGGAGCAGGAGAACAACGACCGCCGCGCCCACCTTGCCGTGCAGATCTTCGTCCACCGAATCCGGAAGTATATTGGCGCATATTTGGCGGAGATGAATGGCGCGGATGCAATCGTTTTTACCGGCGGGATTGGTGAGAACTCCGCAACCATCCGCCAGCGGGTTTGCCAGCAGATGGAATGGTTCGGGCTGCATCTGGACCAGGAACGGAACAACAGCCTGGGAAGCGGAACCGAGGCACGCATCAGCGCCGCGAACTCACGGATTCACGCCTACGTTATCCCGACCGACGAAGAATTGCTGATTGCCCGCGACACGGTCCGGCTTGTGCGGGGGATTGAAGTCCCAAGCTGGTAG
- a CDS encoding ankyrin repeat domain-containing protein, with the protein MWQRSLLPGNANHSDNDGFTPLMFAAQTPCLECVKLLLAKKPNLKKKNVFDDTALSIATKNGATEIVALLKKAGAK; encoded by the coding sequence TTGTGGCAACGCTCCTTGCTGCCGGGTAATGCCAACCATAGCGATAACGACGGGTTCACGCCCCTGATGTTCGCGGCGCAAACACCATGCTTGGAATGCGTGAAGCTGCTGCTGGCAAAGAAACCCAATCTGAAAAAGAAGAACGTGTTTGACGACACCGCCCTTTCCATCGCCACAAAAAATGGCGCAACGGAGATTGTGGCTCTGCTGAAAAAAGCGGGCGCGAAATAG
- a CDS encoding VWA domain-containing protein encodes MTFIHTTHSRAAATLARILAHGLAPLLFLFATLPAFAQDESGSTSVDSGRAASNPLDMDVRVRTNSSFEVAAPAPPSLKTVSGSGLGGSMAPGFASPRMMSGALGATIGGAKDIGYARRLIEQGHVPNFIDFSPEGLYSEHDIPTPSGECNAKLCLSLGYGFAPAADDRTNALFLHLGMNSNIKAEEFRRQNLQLAVVIDRSGSMEGESMESVKKALHKLVEQLTANDELAIIQFDDAAQVILPATRVGDKAAVQKLIDGITPDGGTNIETGLQLGFAELSRLPARDGASKRLFLFTDAMPNAGRTDSASFRTLTQRYATEGIGLTAFGVGVDFGHTLIYHISQLRGGNFFYLETPEKIAKVFDTEFDYLVTPLVYDLNVTIKTPAGLKLKAVYGLPTWKPGDRDAMLHVPTVFLSSNRGAIVLRYEREDNGTLSFNNGDLLATGALSFTDVGGEKHREEQEVRHNGQAKLEPGAQYFTHDGIKLATALTNIYFGLRDGCTLFAEGSGIRRPSGQPRQNAGLARRTCS; translated from the coding sequence ATGACCTTTATCCACACCACGCACAGCCGGGCCGCCGCCACGTTGGCTCGCATACTGGCCCACGGGCTTGCCCCTCTGCTTTTTCTTTTTGCCACCCTTCCAGCGTTCGCCCAAGATGAATCCGGCAGCACATCGGTGGATAGTGGGCGCGCGGCCTCCAATCCGTTAGATATGGATGTTCGGGTTCGGACGAACAGTTCGTTCGAGGTTGCCGCCCCCGCGCCACCTTCGCTGAAGACCGTGAGCGGAAGCGGCTTGGGGGGAAGCATGGCCCCGGGGTTCGCCTCGCCACGGATGATGTCCGGCGCGTTGGGGGCAACCATTGGCGGCGCAAAGGACATCGGCTACGCTCGGCGGCTGATTGAGCAAGGGCACGTCCCCAACTTCATTGACTTCTCCCCCGAAGGGCTGTACAGCGAACACGACATCCCAACTCCATCAGGGGAGTGCAACGCTAAGCTCTGCTTATCGCTTGGCTACGGCTTTGCCCCCGCCGCCGACGACCGCACCAACGCGCTGTTCCTCCATTTGGGAATGAACTCCAACATCAAGGCCGAGGAGTTCCGCCGCCAGAACTTGCAGCTGGCGGTGGTGATTGACCGAAGCGGCTCGATGGAGGGGGAAAGCATGGAATCGGTGAAGAAGGCATTGCACAAGCTGGTGGAACAGTTGACCGCCAACGACGAGCTTGCCATCATCCAATTCGACGATGCGGCCCAGGTGATCCTTCCGGCAACCCGGGTTGGGGACAAAGCCGCCGTGCAGAAGCTGATTGATGGAATCACCCCCGACGGCGGAACGAATATCGAGACAGGATTGCAGCTTGGGTTCGCGGAGCTTTCGCGGCTTCCCGCACGCGACGGCGCATCGAAGCGGCTGTTCCTGTTTACCGACGCGATGCCGAACGCGGGCCGAACCGATTCCGCCAGCTTCCGCACGCTTACCCAGCGGTATGCCACCGAAGGGATTGGCCTAACAGCCTTTGGCGTTGGCGTTGATTTTGGCCACACGCTGATCTATCACATCTCACAGCTTCGCGGCGGAAATTTCTTCTATCTGGAAACCCCGGAAAAGATTGCGAAGGTGTTCGATACGGAGTTCGATTACTTGGTAACGCCGCTGGTCTACGACCTGAACGTCACCATCAAAACGCCAGCCGGGCTGAAACTGAAAGCCGTCTACGGCCTGCCAACCTGGAAGCCTGGCGACCGCGACGCAATGCTTCATGTCCCGACGGTGTTCCTTTCCTCCAACCGTGGCGCGATTGTGCTCCGGTACGAGCGGGAAGACAACGGAACCCTCAGCTTTAACAATGGCGACCTGCTTGCCACGGGGGCATTGAGCTTTACCGACGTTGGCGGGGAGAAGCACCGCGAGGAGCAGGAAGTTCGCCACAACGGCCAGGCGAAATTGGAGCCTGGGGCGCAGTACTTCACCCACGACGGAATCAAGCTGGCAACGGCACTGACGAACATCTACTTTGGCCTGCGCGACGGCTGCACGTTGTTCGCCGAAGGAAGCGGGATCAGGCGCCCAAGCGGTCAACCGCGCCAAAACGCTGGCCTCGCTCGCAGAACGTGCAGCTGA
- a CDS encoding tetratricopeptide repeat protein, giving the protein MNPETTLTDLRAAVTAATTPAERANALNQLAKELAQQSQYAESLAAAQEAEAAAKQVGDGAAKADALRLQGVAHYRKGDYPTALPLLEESLKLYEELGDRSGVAAATNNIGNVYLVLSQNLKALEYYSHALSLHEELGERSGVARVTGNIGLVYQNLSEYPKALEYYSHALSLHEELGERSDVARVAGNIGDVCRNLSEYSKALEYYSRALVLHEELGERSGIARASVNIGAVYANLSEYSKALEHFVRVLSLHEELGDRSGVATVTGNIGNVYLSLSEYAKALEYYSHALAVHEELGDRSGVARVTSNIGSVYANLSEYPKALEYDSRALALHEELGDRSGVARITSNIGSVYANLSEYPKALEYDSRALALHEELGERSGVATVTGNIGNVYESLSEYSKALEYYTRALALHEELGDRSGVARVTNNIGSVYVHLSEYPKALECLSRALTLQEELGERSGTAIVTGSIGSLYSQKDFAEYNPTKAEELLQQAIALNEELGIKQNLYKCQQSLAELYEQEDRFEEALTHFKKFHEVKEEVHSEEAKKKAIQVEQQRQIAEMEKRTAAERARAKATEELLHKTLPPSIADRMISGERQIADRFDSASILFADVVGFTPMTARMPASAVLEFMNFVFAHFDAIAAKHGCERIKTIGDGYMAACGAPIECADHAERIARMAIEMLEDVALPESITEHLPPNTEFEIRIGLHTGSITGGVIGTGKLAYDIYGDTVNTASRMESHGEAGKIHVSEEFAEELRRGGVVASSMTLLERGMMEVKGKGAMRTYFLSTEKS; this is encoded by the coding sequence ATGAATCCAGAGACAACCCTTACCGACTTGCGCGCCGCCGTGACCGCAGCAACCACACCCGCCGAGCGTGCCAATGCGCTGAACCAACTTGCCAAAGAATTAGCGCAGCAAAGCCAATATGCCGAGAGCCTTGCCGCTGCCCAGGAAGCCGAGGCAGCAGCCAAGCAAGTGGGTGATGGGGCTGCCAAGGCAGATGCGTTGCGACTGCAAGGGGTCGCTCATTATCGAAAGGGTGATTACCCCACGGCATTGCCATTGCTGGAGGAATCGCTGAAGCTGTATGAAGAGCTTGGGGATCGTTCCGGTGTTGCCGCTGCCACCAACAACATCGGGAATGTGTACCTCGTACTCTCGCAGAACCTGAAGGCGTTGGAGTATTACAGCCATGCGCTTTCCCTGCATGAAGAGCTTGGTGAGCGTTCCGGTGTTGCCCGTGTTACTGGGAACATCGGACTTGTGTACCAGAACCTTTCGGAGTACCCAAAAGCGTTGGAGTATTACAGCCATGCGCTTTCCCTGCATGAAGAGCTTGGCGAGCGTTCCGATGTTGCCCGTGTCGCTGGGAACATCGGGGATGTGTGCCGGAACCTTTCGGAGTACTCAAAAGCGTTGGAGTATTACAGCCGTGCGCTCGTCTTGCATGAAGAGCTTGGTGAACGCTCTGGTATTGCCCGTGCCAGCGTGAACATCGGGGCTGTGTACGCGAACCTTTCGGAGTACTCGAAAGCGTTGGAGCATTTCGTTCGTGTTCTTTCCCTGCATGAAGAGCTTGGCGATCGTTCCGGTGTTGCCACTGTCACCGGGAACATCGGGAATGTGTACTTGAGCCTTTCGGAGTACGCAAAAGCGTTAGAGTATTACAGCCATGCTCTGGCCGTACACGAAGAGCTTGGGGATCGTTCCGGTGTTGCCCGTGTCACCAGCAACATCGGGAGTGTGTATGCGAACCTTTCGGAGTACCCAAAGGCCTTGGAGTATGACAGCCGTGCGCTTGCCTTGCATGAAGAGCTTGGCGATCGTTCCGGTGTTGCCCGTATTACCAGCAACATCGGGAGTGTGTACGCGAACCTTTCGGAATACCCAAAGGCGTTGGAGTATGACAGCCGTGCGCTTGCCTTGCATGAAGAGCTTGGGGAACGTTCCGGTGTGGCCACTGTCACCGGGAACATCGGGAATGTGTACGAGTCCCTCTCGGAGTACTCGAAAGCGTTGGAGTATTACACCCGTGCGCTTGCCCTGCATGAAGAGCTTGGGGATCGTTCCGGTGTTGCCCGTGTCACCAACAACATCGGGAGTGTGTACGTGCATCTCTCGGAGTACCCGAAAGCGTTGGAGTGTCTCAGCCGTGCGCTTACCTTGCAGGAAGAGCTTGGTGAGCGTTCCGGTACTGCTATTGTCACTGGAAGCATCGGCTCGCTCTACTCCCAAAAAGACTTCGCCGAGTACAACCCTACCAAGGCCGAAGAACTTCTGCAGCAGGCAATCGCCCTCAACGAAGAGCTTGGAATCAAGCAGAATCTGTATAAATGCCAACAATCCTTAGCCGAACTCTACGAGCAAGAAGACCGTTTCGAGGAAGCACTCACCCACTTCAAAAAATTCCACGAGGTGAAAGAGGAAGTCCACAGTGAAGAAGCGAAGAAGAAAGCCATCCAAGTAGAGCAACAACGGCAGATTGCGGAGATGGAGAAACGCACTGCCGCCGAGCGTGCTCGCGCCAAAGCCACCGAGGAGCTTCTCCACAAAACACTCCCGCCAAGCATCGCTGATCGGATGATCTCCGGCGAACGCCAAATCGCCGACCGCTTCGACTCCGCCAGCATCCTCTTCGCCGATGTCGTCGGCTTCACTCCAATGACTGCTCGGATGCCAGCAAGTGCAGTCTTGGAGTTCATGAACTTCGTCTTCGCGCACTTCGATGCCATTGCTGCGAAGCACGGTTGCGAGCGAATCAAAACGATTGGCGATGGCTACATGGCGGCGTGCGGCGCGCCGATTGAGTGCGCGGACCACGCAGAGCGAATTGCCAGAATGGCGATAGAGATGCTGGAAGATGTGGCACTGCCGGAAAGCATCACCGAGCATCTGCCACCAAACACAGAGTTTGAAATCAGGATCGGCCTGCACACAGGGAGCATCACCGGCGGAGTAATCGGCACGGGGAAGTTGGCGTACGACATCTACGGCGACACAGTAAACACCGCGAGCCGGATGGAGAGCCACGGGGAGGCGGGGAAGATTCACGTGAGTGAGGAATTTGCGGAAGAGCTTCGGCGCGGGGGAGTCGTTGCTTCCTCAATGACCTTGCTGGAACGCGGGATGATGGAGGTGAAAGGGAAGGGGGCGATGCGCACCTATTTCCTTTCAACAGAAAAATCCTAA
- a CDS encoding ankyrin repeat domain-containing protein, which translates to MDGLQRLLSPAALCQDVGYLVDFNWNVVAFSLADGTKLWEQEAGFGYGGMGTPALLKGTLYVATPEKVVMISSAELGDAMAADTTNSAPIPDLQANDPNAPLFDAAKQGNLERVRQLLDSGTPVDTTNEFGETALMAAGWTGNVEVVGLLLERGAQVNKRDVHGVTPLMHAAWEGQTSVVKLLLDRGGRVNDADTSGRTAIAHAAWEGEDETMQLLLENGANPDIPDNNNVTPLMHAAIEGHSGAVQLLLQAKAGTAAVSAGGKSAMGYAIDYGQLEIVRLLHAAGATLPAPDSLGITPVMMQAAQGNTTMLGLLIEFGANPNARANDGETALHKAVLQEQFEVVPMLLAQRADVNAASTAGETPLLYACYRANPDLVATLLAAG; encoded by the coding sequence ATGGATGGCCTTCAAAGGCTTCTTTCCCCCGCCGCGCTTTGCCAGGATGTTGGCTATCTGGTGGATTTCAACTGGAACGTCGTGGCCTTCAGCTTGGCCGATGGAACAAAATTGTGGGAACAGGAAGCGGGATTCGGATATGGTGGAATGGGAACGCCCGCATTGCTGAAAGGGACCTTGTACGTTGCCACCCCCGAAAAAGTGGTGATGATCTCTTCGGCAGAGCTTGGGGATGCGATGGCCGCCGACACCACCAACAGTGCCCCCATTCCCGACCTGCAAGCCAACGACCCCAATGCCCCCCTGTTCGATGCCGCCAAGCAGGGGAACCTTGAACGGGTCCGCCAGCTGTTGGATAGCGGAACGCCCGTTGACACCACCAACGAGTTCGGCGAAACCGCGCTGATGGCTGCGGGCTGGACCGGAAATGTGGAGGTTGTTGGGCTGCTGCTGGAACGGGGTGCCCAGGTCAACAAACGGGATGTCCACGGTGTCACCCCGCTGATGCACGCGGCGTGGGAGGGGCAAACGTCGGTGGTGAAACTTCTGCTGGACCGGGGCGGGCGGGTGAACGATGCCGATACCTCGGGGCGAACGGCCATTGCCCATGCGGCATGGGAAGGGGAGGATGAAACCATGCAGCTTCTGCTGGAAAACGGAGCCAACCCCGACATCCCCGATAACAACAACGTCACCCCGCTGATGCACGCGGCAATCGAGGGGCACAGCGGCGCGGTGCAACTGCTGTTGCAGGCAAAAGCGGGAACGGCGGCGGTCTCCGCTGGGGGGAAAAGCGCGATGGGGTACGCGATTGATTACGGCCAGTTGGAGATCGTCCGGCTGCTGCACGCGGCTGGCGCAACGCTCCCCGCCCCCGACTCGCTTGGCATCACCCCGGTGATGATGCAAGCCGCCCAGGGGAACACCACGATGCTGGGGCTGCTGATTGAATTTGGCGCAAACCCAAACGCACGCGCCAACGACGGCGAAACGGCCTTGCACAAAGCCGTGCTGCAGGAGCAGTTTGAAGTTGTTCCGATGCTTCTGGCACAACGGGCCGATGTCAACGCTGCATCAACTGCCGGGGAAACGCCGCTCCTCTATGCCTGCTACCGCGCCAACCCCGACCTTGTGGCAACGCTCCTTGCTGCCGGGTAA
- a CDS encoding tetratricopeptide repeat protein, which produces MNPETTLTDLRAAVAAAATPAERAGALNQLAQELAQQSHYAESLAVAEEAQAAAKQAGELAAEAAALRQQGVVHWRRGEYRTALPLLEESLKLYEELGQHSGVAAATTSIGNTHLRLSEYPKALEYYHRAIALYEELGEQSGIASVTVNIGNVYMDLSKYPKALEYYRRGLALHEELGDRFNAAIATRNIGNAYSDLSEYPKALEYYHRALAMYEEIGYRAGVAGVIGNIGNVCLRTAEYPKALEYYHRGLAVHEEIDDRAGVARATGSIGTVYRNLSEYPKALEYYTRALALLEAIGERLEIANITVNIGNVYASISDYPKALEYYSHGLALHEELGNCVGIANATGNIGLVYYSLLDYPKALEYSIRALALHEEIGNRAGVANITGNIGSLYLSLLDYPKALEHYARAIALHEELGIRSGVASAISGLGNVHRKLLEYPKALEHYTRALALQEEIGDRLSAAGIIGNLGSLYSQQAFTEYNPAKAEELLCQAIALGEELGTKGYDAHKSLSELYEQEGRFEEAVTHFKKFQELYQEVQSEEAKKKAIQVEQQRQIAEMEKRTAAERADAEATKRVLHNILPPTIAQRVVRGEEHIAESFESVTVLFADIVGFTVLSQRITPQELVTGLDLLFSQFDELAEKYGLEKIKTIGDAYMAVAGLPESREDHAESAARMAMELVEVVAGFSGLGDGVRLQVRIGLHSGEVVAGIIGKKKFAYDLWGDAVNTASRMESHGEAGKIHVSEEFAEELRRRGANSPSH; this is translated from the coding sequence ATGAATCCAGAGACAACCCTGACAGACCTCCGTGCTGCCGTAGCCGCAGCCGCCACACCCGCCGAGCGCGCCGGTGCGTTGAACCAGCTTGCGCAGGAGTTAGCGCAGCAAAGCCATTACGCCGAGAGCCTTGCTGTTGCCGAGGAAGCTCAGGCAGCAGCCAAACAAGCGGGGGAATTGGCCGCCGAGGCCGCAGCACTACGCCAGCAAGGGGTGGTGCATTGGCGGAGGGGTGAGTACCGCACGGCGTTGCCATTGCTGGAGGAATCGCTGAAGCTGTATGAAGAGCTTGGCCAGCATTCCGGCGTTGCCGCTGCTACCACAAGCATCGGGAATACGCACTTGCGGCTTTCGGAGTACCCGAAGGCATTGGAGTATTACCACCGTGCGATTGCTTTGTACGAAGAACTTGGCGAGCAATCAGGCATTGCCAGCGTCACCGTCAACATTGGGAATGTCTATATGGACCTTTCGAAATACCCGAAGGCGTTGGAGTATTACCGCCGTGGGCTTGCCTTGCATGAAGAACTTGGCGACCGTTTCAATGCAGCAATTGCCACCCGGAACATCGGGAATGCTTACTCTGATCTTTCGGAATACCCGAAGGCGTTGGAGTATTACCACCGCGCACTTGCTATGTATGAAGAGATTGGATATCGTGCTGGTGTGGCTGGTGTTATCGGAAACATCGGAAATGTGTGCCTGCGCACAGCGGAGTACCCGAAAGCGTTGGAGTATTACCACCGTGGCCTTGCTGTGCATGAAGAGATTGATGACCGTGCCGGTGTTGCACGCGCAACAGGAAGCATCGGAACCGTGTACCGAAACCTCTCGGAATACCCGAAGGCCCTAGAGTATTACACCCGTGCGCTTGCCTTGCTTGAAGCGATTGGCGAGCGTTTGGAAATTGCCAACATCACCGTCAACATCGGGAATGTTTATGCTTCCATCTCCGACTACCCGAAAGCGTTGGAGTATTACAGCCATGGGCTTGCCTTGCATGAAGAGCTGGGGAACTGTGTTGGCATTGCTAATGCCACCGGAAACATTGGGCTTGTGTACTACTCCCTGTTGGACTACCCAAAGGCGTTGGAGTATTCCATCCGCGCGCTTGCCTTGCATGAAGAAATTGGGAATCGTGCCGGTGTTGCTAACATCACCGGGAACATTGGGAGCTTGTATCTCTCCCTGTTGGATTACCCAAAGGCGTTGGAGCATTACGCCCGTGCGATTGCCTTGCATGAAGAGCTTGGCATCCGCTCCGGCGTTGCCAGTGCCATCAGCGGTCTTGGGAACGTGCACCGGAAACTTTTGGAGTATCCGAAAGCCCTGGAGCATTACACCCGTGCGCTTGCCTTGCAGGAAGAAATTGGCGATCGTTTGAGTGCTGCTGGGATCATTGGAAATCTTGGCTCGCTCTATTCCCAACAAGCATTCACCGAGTACAACCCTGCTAAAGCCGAAGAACTCCTCTGCCAAGCAATTGCCCTGGGCGAGGAGCTAGGAACAAAAGGCTATGATGCCCACAAATCCTTATCCGAACTCTACGAGCAAGAAGGCCGCTTCGAAGAAGCCGTCACCCACTTCAAGAAATTCCAAGAACTCTACCAGGAAGTCCAGAGTGAGGAAGCGAAGAAGAAGGCAATCCAAGTAGAGCAGCAACGGCAGATTGCGGAGATGGAGAAACGTACCGCTGCTGAACGCGCCGATGCCGAAGCCACCAAGCGGGTTCTTCACAACATTCTCCCTCCAACCATCGCCCAACGTGTTGTTCGGGGCGAGGAACATATCGCCGAATCGTTCGAGTCGGTGACGGTGCTGTTTGCGGATATTGTTGGCTTCACGGTGCTCTCGCAACGGATCACGCCACAGGAGTTGGTGACGGGGTTGGATCTGTTGTTCAGCCAGTTCGACGAGTTGGCGGAGAAGTATGGGTTGGAGAAGATCAAGACGATTGGCGATGCGTATATGGCGGTGGCGGGCTTGCCAGAAAGCCGTGAGGATCACGCAGAATCAGCGGCGCGAATGGCAATGGAGTTGGTGGAGGTTGTAGCAGGCTTCAGCGGACTTGGCGATGGAGTTCGGCTGCAAGTACGGATCGGCTTGCACAGCGGGGAGGTGGTGGCAGGAATCATCGGAAAGAAGAAGTTCGCATACGACCTGTGGGGCGACGCAGTAAACACCGCCAGCCGAATGGAAAGCCACGGGGAGGCGGGAAAGATTCACGTGAGTGAGGAGTTTGCGGAAGAGCTTCGGCGGCGCGGGGCGAACTCCCCATCACATTAG
- a CDS encoding PQQ-like beta-propeller repeat protein, translating into MATDNGVIVAFADMAASVVGKADGAVNGAPAIHSGTLYAGSSDGTLYAFTLDSHQLAWKFKGGAAFTTTPLAVEGLVVAGCDDGFIYAIDPNGNSGTLKWKYQLAGKPTSPAWKDGVVYVRMSSRHLRH; encoded by the coding sequence GTGGCAACCGACAATGGAGTGATCGTGGCGTTTGCAGATATGGCCGCGAGCGTTGTTGGCAAGGCCGACGGCGCGGTGAACGGCGCGCCCGCCATTCATTCCGGAACCTTGTACGCCGGCAGCAGCGACGGCACGCTCTACGCCTTTACTCTGGATTCCCACCAGCTTGCATGGAAGTTCAAGGGGGGCGCGGCGTTCACCACAACGCCGCTTGCGGTGGAGGGGCTGGTTGTTGCCGGTTGCGATGATGGATTCATCTACGCCATTGATCCCAACGGAAACTCCGGAACCCTGAAATGGAAATATCAGCTTGCCGGAAAACCAACCTCACCAGCCTGGAAAGATGGTGTGGTCTATGTGAGAATGAGCAGCCGCCACCTACGCCATTGA